A section of the Thermotoga caldifontis AZM44c09 genome encodes:
- a CDS encoding glycosyltransferase family 4 protein gives MRKSRLSILLINNYFPPEIGAASHLYYYLAKQLVARGHEVTVLTGVPRYNVAKQLYQSYSDRFKDRSVLEENYEGIKVLRVKLPYVDRRNVIRRGFEHFEIAWKLYRNFVKLLDRGSHRVDVSLVYSPPLTLYWTAEKVRQKTGAPYVLNVQDLFPQAAIDLGLMRSPLIIKFFRWLEKKAYESADLVMTHSEKNKEYVASVVGNHKKVLFIENWVDTEEILPGQKKNEFSEKYGLVDKFVVSFAGTLGFSQDIEVILRAAQLLRQQKDIVFVIVGDGTRLEEAKRMVHEHKLENVLLLPPVTKEKYPLVLQSSDVSLVTLTKDVKTPVVPSKILSIMSAGIPVLGAMNLDGDAPDLIRRAKAGYVVAAGDYESLAQKIIYLYQNPEIRRELGTNGRKYIEENLSVKRAAVKLECIFNDLLIRREGRH, from the coding sequence ATGAGAAAAAGTAGGTTATCGATTTTGTTGATAAACAATTACTTTCCACCGGAGATCGGAGCAGCTTCGCATCTGTACTACTACCTTGCCAAGCAACTTGTCGCAAGGGGTCATGAAGTCACCGTTTTGACCGGTGTGCCGAGGTACAACGTTGCAAAGCAACTGTATCAAAGCTATTCCGATAGGTTCAAAGATAGGTCTGTACTCGAAGAGAACTACGAAGGGATAAAAGTCCTCAGAGTCAAGCTGCCCTACGTCGATCGTCGGAACGTTATCAGAAGAGGCTTTGAACACTTTGAAATCGCTTGGAAGTTGTACAGGAATTTCGTCAAACTTCTTGATCGTGGTTCACATCGTGTCGACGTGTCGCTCGTTTATTCTCCTCCTCTCACACTTTACTGGACTGCTGAAAAGGTGAGACAAAAAACGGGCGCACCTTACGTGCTAAATGTTCAAGATCTTTTTCCTCAAGCCGCGATTGACTTAGGACTTATGCGAAGTCCACTCATAATTAAGTTCTTCCGTTGGCTCGAGAAAAAAGCGTATGAATCTGCCGATTTGGTCATGACTCATTCAGAGAAAAACAAGGAATACGTTGCTTCGGTTGTTGGGAATCACAAGAAAGTCTTGTTCATTGAAAATTGGGTTGATACAGAGGAGATACTGCCAGGGCAGAAAAAGAACGAGTTCTCCGAGAAGTATGGCTTGGTCGACAAATTCGTCGTTTCTTTCGCAGGAACACTGGGTTTTTCCCAGGACATAGAAGTGATACTTCGCGCTGCCCAACTGTTGAGACAGCAAAAGGATATCGTTTTCGTGATTGTCGGGGACGGTACACGGCTTGAAGAAGCAAAAAGGATGGTGCATGAGCATAAACTGGAAAATGTTCTGTTGTTACCACCGGTTACTAAGGAAAAATACCCTCTGGTGCTTCAATCCTCCGATGTTTCCCTTGTCACGCTGACGAAGGATGTAAAAACACCAGTGGTACCCTCCAAAATCCTGAGCATAATGTCAGCTGGTATTCCTGTACTTGGAGCAATGAACCTGGATGGAGACGCCCCAGATCTCATAAGAAGAGCAAAAGCGGGTTACGTGGTGGCAGCGGGCGACTATGAGTCTCTTGCGCAGAAAATAATCTACTTATACCAGAATCCAGAGATCAGAAGGGAACTTGGTACGAACGGAAGGAAATACATCGAAGAGAACCTTTCTGTTAAGAGAGCTGCTGTGAAATTGGAATGCATATTTAACGATCTCTTGATCAGAAGAGAAGGGAGGCATTAG
- a CDS encoding SDR family oxidoreductase has product MDYLSYYKGKRVLVTGGAGAVGSNLVKKLVELGSFVVVIDNLSSGYTWLLPQDSSNLLFIKGDITNDIDLKRVFNEEPEVIFHLAAFFANQNSVDYPEKDLMVNGLGTLKLLEYCRIYGKVERFVYASSGCSIYPSDAPMPYKEDLPLSSWLSTPYQITKALGELYGNYYYKMYGIPFTKARFFNSFGPGEVPGQYRNVIPNFIYWAMLGKPLPITGTGEETRDFTYVGDIVDGLLRMGYYKEAIGEAFNLAAGREIKIRYLAEKVNELTGNNAGIVFKERRKWDTKPRMLASNEKAKRILGFQPDTDFERRLKETVEWFKENWDKIVECAEFGPGISSAVR; this is encoded by the coding sequence ATGGACTATCTAAGTTATTACAAGGGCAAAAGAGTGCTGGTAACGGGTGGCGCAGGAGCGGTAGGTTCGAATTTGGTTAAAAAGTTGGTTGAGCTTGGTTCGTTCGTAGTTGTCATTGACAACCTCTCGAGCGGATACACCTGGCTTTTGCCTCAAGATTCTTCCAACTTGCTGTTTATCAAAGGGGACATAACCAACGATATCGACTTGAAACGTGTTTTCAACGAAGAACCAGAAGTAATTTTCCATTTGGCTGCTTTCTTCGCCAATCAGAATTCCGTTGACTATCCAGAAAAGGACCTAATGGTGAATGGGTTAGGAACTCTTAAACTACTTGAGTACTGCAGAATTTACGGAAAAGTGGAGCGCTTTGTGTACGCATCAAGTGGATGTTCCATATATCCATCGGACGCGCCGATGCCGTACAAAGAAGACCTCCCGCTCTCTTCATGGCTCAGCACACCTTATCAGATAACCAAGGCTCTGGGTGAACTGTATGGAAATTATTACTACAAGATGTATGGGATCCCCTTCACAAAAGCACGTTTCTTCAATTCGTTTGGTCCTGGTGAAGTGCCAGGTCAGTACCGCAACGTGATACCAAACTTCATCTACTGGGCTATGCTTGGTAAGCCTCTCCCAATAACCGGCACCGGTGAAGAAACGAGGGACTTTACATATGTTGGAGATATCGTTGACGGTCTCCTTAGGATGGGATATTACAAAGAAGCTATTGGTGAAGCTTTCAACCTGGCGGCTGGGAGAGAAATCAAAATAAGGTATCTGGCTGAGAAAGTAAACGAACTCACCGGCAACAATGCTGGCATTGTGTTCAAAGAAAGAAGAAAGTGGGATACGAAGCCAAGGATGCTTGCATCGAACGAGAAAGCGAAGAGGATCTTGGGCTTTCAGCCCGACACAGACTTTGAAAGACGGCTCAAAGAAACGGTCGAATGGTTCAAGGAAAATTGGGATAAAATCGTTGAGTGTGCTGAGTTTGGTCCTGGGATCAGCTCTGCGGTGAGGTAG
- a CDS encoding bi-domain-containing oxidoreductase, producing MFLLQLIQNYRTGKIELVDVPVPRVGSKFVLVKNAASVVSVGTERSMIELGRKSLLGKARARPDLVKRFFEKAKQQGFIKTLQEALERLDEPVPLGYSSAGVVVEVGSAVRSLSPGDRVACIGAGFASHAEYVCVPEMLCSKIPPNVDFDEAAFGMLGIISMHGIRSANLSVGEKVAVVGLGLLGILTCQLLNAYGFDFVGFDIDSSKVEFAKKLGFSGVYSDVEKFKKAVLNSTKGFGTDSVLITAATESSEPVRLAVDLVRPRGKIVVVGVADIHPNRNELWHKEAEIVVSKAEGPGISDPVYEMEGVDYPIGYVRWTENRNLEEFLRLLSKKSINVRSLITHRVKIHDSVQLYEAILSGQIKPIGVVIDYDTTQENKNKFALINQRNVSSNQTDHNVTIGVVGSGLFGKSVLLPRLRKLVKKDPRVKLKWLVSSRGYTGFHAARKFGFEACSTQFEQVLEDPEVSAVMILTRHSQHKHMVIEALKNGKKVYVEKPLCVNEQELEEITSAYTDLIKQGGSPVVFVGYNRRFSSHAKMCKEYFRDRRSPMMINYRANVGPIPADLWVHSEKEGGGMIISEVCHFVDLLIYLIGSRPIRIYTEAIRGDGQTVIHKDNVVISIGFEDGSVGNIFYTAVGSRSYSREKVEVFCDGKAAVINDFRRTEFFGDRRWKFQTISQDMGYENELKHFLEVIKGKQPLSLTYEEIYYSTLAIFKAVESLNKCSSVNL from the coding sequence ATGTTTCTGCTCCAACTCATTCAGAACTACAGAACAGGAAAAATCGAGCTCGTTGATGTACCCGTACCGAGGGTGGGATCGAAGTTTGTGCTGGTGAAGAACGCAGCCTCTGTCGTCAGTGTGGGTACTGAACGCTCGATGATTGAACTTGGTAGAAAGAGCTTACTCGGAAAAGCAAGAGCAAGACCTGATCTTGTGAAGAGATTTTTCGAGAAAGCGAAGCAACAAGGGTTCATCAAAACTCTCCAAGAAGCACTCGAAAGGCTGGACGAACCAGTCCCTCTTGGTTACTCGTCTGCAGGTGTGGTTGTTGAAGTTGGTTCAGCAGTGAGGAGTCTTTCTCCAGGTGACCGCGTTGCTTGCATAGGAGCTGGTTTTGCTTCTCACGCAGAGTACGTCTGTGTCCCTGAGATGTTGTGTTCGAAGATTCCGCCCAATGTGGATTTTGATGAAGCAGCATTTGGAATGCTTGGAATCATCTCGATGCATGGTATAAGATCCGCGAATTTGTCCGTAGGGGAAAAAGTAGCTGTCGTCGGACTGGGCCTATTAGGGATTCTAACCTGTCAACTCCTCAACGCGTACGGTTTCGACTTTGTGGGATTCGATATAGATTCATCTAAGGTCGAATTTGCGAAGAAACTGGGATTTTCAGGTGTTTATTCGGATGTCGAAAAATTCAAGAAAGCAGTACTAAACTCAACTAAAGGTTTTGGAACCGATTCCGTACTGATCACAGCAGCTACGGAAAGTTCTGAACCAGTGCGACTTGCCGTCGATCTTGTTCGCCCCAGGGGGAAAATTGTGGTTGTCGGAGTAGCTGACATCCATCCGAACCGCAACGAGTTATGGCACAAAGAAGCAGAAATAGTAGTTTCAAAGGCAGAGGGGCCTGGTATTAGCGATCCAGTTTATGAAATGGAAGGCGTAGATTATCCTATCGGCTATGTACGATGGACTGAGAACAGAAACCTCGAAGAATTTCTCAGATTGCTGTCAAAGAAGTCGATTAACGTAAGAAGCCTGATCACTCACAGAGTTAAAATCCACGATTCTGTCCAGCTTTATGAAGCAATTCTATCCGGTCAGATAAAGCCAATAGGAGTGGTAATTGATTATGATACAACCCAGGAAAACAAAAACAAGTTTGCTCTTATCAATCAAAGAAATGTCTCTTCTAATCAAACCGATCACAATGTTACAATTGGCGTAGTTGGTTCAGGTCTTTTCGGCAAATCCGTGCTGTTACCTAGGTTACGAAAGCTGGTCAAAAAAGATCCACGGGTGAAGTTGAAATGGCTTGTTAGTTCGCGTGGATATACAGGATTTCATGCCGCACGGAAATTTGGCTTTGAGGCTTGTTCTACCCAGTTTGAGCAAGTGCTAGAAGACCCTGAAGTTTCTGCCGTCATGATACTCACACGACATAGTCAGCATAAGCATATGGTGATAGAGGCGTTGAAGAACGGGAAGAAGGTGTACGTAGAAAAACCCCTCTGTGTGAACGAGCAGGAGCTGGAAGAAATAACGAGCGCCTATACTGACCTGATAAAGCAGGGTGGATCTCCCGTTGTGTTCGTTGGTTACAACAGAAGGTTTTCGTCCCATGCAAAGATGTGCAAGGAGTATTTCCGCGATCGACGTTCGCCAATGATGATAAACTATCGCGCCAACGTTGGTCCAATACCAGCAGATCTCTGGGTACACTCTGAGAAAGAAGGTGGGGGAATGATCATCTCAGAGGTGTGTCATTTTGTCGATTTGTTGATATACTTGATCGGTTCGAGACCTATCAGAATATATACTGAAGCGATAAGAGGTGATGGACAAACGGTGATCCATAAAGACAATGTGGTCATAAGTATTGGATTCGAAGATGGATCAGTTGGTAACATCTTTTACACTGCTGTGGGTTCACGATCGTATTCAAGAGAAAAGGTGGAAGTCTTCTGTGACGGTAAAGCAGCTGTTATAAACGATTTTCGGCGAACAGAGTTTTTTGGAGACCGCAGATGGAAATTCCAGACAATCAGCCAGGATATGGGATATGAGAATGAGTTAAAGCATTTCCTGGAAGTTATCAAGGGTAAACAACCGCTTTCCCTCACGTACGAGGAGATATACTATTCCACACTCGCGATTTTCAA